A region of the Roseiflexus sp. RS-1 genome:
GGCGTCCCGCCCGCGTGACCGTCGGCGGCGCGCTGTGGGTGCGCGGGCGGGACGCCCGCATGCCCGTCGGATGCGCACAATTCCAGCAGTCAACTGTTTTGCACTTCACAGTAGAATAAAGACAGGGCGCTCAATGCCACACCAATCATCTGCGCCACTCCATCGTCGGGATGGCTCTCTGGCGCATCACCGGCAAACGATCATCGCCAGCGCAATCTGGCTGGCGCTGGCGGGTGCATTTCTCGGCTACAGCCTGTCCAGCGGCGCATCCCCGACAGAGACGTTGCAGGCGGCGATCGATCTGCTGCGCACGCCGTTCGGACCGCTGATCTACATCCTGATCTATACCCTGCGTCCGCTGGCGTTCTTCTCCGCAGTGATCGTGACGCTGATCGGAGGTGCGATCTGGGGTCCGTTCTGGGGAACACTGTTTGCGATCATCGGCTCGAACATGTCGGCGACGCTGGCATACTGGTTTGGGCGGGCGTTTGGTTCTGGAGTCTTGCCCGAAGGGAAGGCAGGCGCGCTTGAGGGGATGGTTGGGCGCTACACCAGACGATTGCAGGCGAACGCCTTCAGCGCGATCCTGATGATGCGTCTGATCTATCTGCCTTACGATCTGGTGAACTATCTGGCAGGTTTTTTACGCATCCCCTACCGCCCGTATCTCCTGGGATCGGTCATCGGCGCACTGCCGGGCACGCTGACCTTTACGCTTGCTGGCGCTTCGCTCGCCCTGGACGATATTCTCGCCGGACGTTTCAGCATTTCGGTGGTGAACCCGTGGACGCTGGCATGCTCCGCCGGGTTGTTCGTTGCTGGCATTGTGATCGCGCGGATGCTGCGCCGCAAAGAACAGCAATTAACGACTCTGGTCGTGTCTGCCGACTCTCCACATGCGTCACCACCAACAGAGGATTCGTCGGGCACACTGGAACGCATACCCTGATGGTCACACTGCACCAGAATCGCAACATGTCGCAGTCTGTCGTTCTGATCACCGGCGCAACGGACGGCATCGGTCGGGCGCTGACGCAGATCTATCGTGCGCGCGGGGCGCGGGTGCTCGGTATCGGGCGGCGCCCGGCGGAAGAGGTGTCGCCAGATCTGCGCAGTGACTATTGTCGTGTTGATCTGGCGCAACCGTTCGCTTCCGCGCTGGTTGCCGACGTTCTGCGGCAACGAGGCGTCGCCCGCCTTGATCGGCTCATCCACTGCGCCGGGATCGGCTCATACGGCGCGGTCGATGATCAGACGCCGGAAGCGATCGATGCGCTGCTGGACGTGAACCTGCGCGCGCCGATTGCGCTCACCCACGCGCTGCTTCCGCTTCTGATCGCAGCACACGGACACGTGACGTTTATCGGGTCGATAGCGGCAGCATTGCCCGCACCCAACTACGCAGTGTATGGCGCAACCAAAGCGGCGCTGGAAGGGTTTGCCCGCAGCCTGCGCGAAGAACTGCGCGGACGGGTCGGGGTTCAGATTGTGCATCCAGGCGCCACACGCACCGGCATGCACGCAAAATCCGGCGTGCCGCCCGACCGCGTCAATGCGCGTCGCTTTCCATCACCCATGTGGACGGCGGAGCGGATCGTGCGTGCTATCGAGCGGAACGCCGCAGTAACGACGATTGGATCGGTCAATCGCCTGCTGCGTCGTGTCGGCAGGCATGCGGGCGAAATTGCGGACGCGGTTGCCGCTCGCCAGGTGGTCGCACCGCACCATACGATTGGCGATACGACCCATCCGCCAGGGATGCTTTCCACTGGCGGTCGGCGGCACTGTGTTGTGACCGGCGGCGCAAATGGGATCGGACGCGCAGTTGTCGAACGGTATGCGCGTGACGGTTGGCTGGTGACGATCATCGACCGTGAAGCGCCGCAGATCAACCGCACCGTTCAGGATGCCACGACATTCATCCAGGCTGATCTTGCACATTCAGAAGGGATCGACCGGGCGTTACGCCATCTCGCCGCGCTTCCCGCCGCCGACGTTGTGGTGCAGAGCGCCGGAATCAATGCGGTTGGCGCGTTTGCAGCCAGTGCCATCGATGAACAACTGACCGTGATCGATGTCAACCTGCGCGCGCCGCTCCACCTGACCGCCGGACTGCTGCGTTTCGCACTGCTGGCGCCCCGCGCGACTC
Encoded here:
- a CDS encoding SDR family NAD(P)-dependent oxidoreductase, whose protein sequence is MSQSVVLITGATDGIGRALTQIYRARGARVLGIGRRPAEEVSPDLRSDYCRVDLAQPFASALVADVLRQRGVARLDRLIHCAGIGSYGAVDDQTPEAIDALLDVNLRAPIALTHALLPLLIAAHGHVTFIGSIAAALPAPNYAVYGATKAALEGFARSLREELRGRVGVQIVHPGATRTGMHAKSGVPPDRVNARRFPSPMWTAERIVRAIERNAAVTTIGSVNRLLRRVGRHAGEIADAVAARQVVAPHHTIGDTTHPPGMLSTGGRRHCVVTGGANGIGRAVVERYARDGWLVTIIDREAPQINRTVQDATTFIQADLAHSEGIDRALRHLAALPAADVVVQSAGINAVGAFAASAIDEQLTVIDVNLRAPLHLTAGLLRFALLAPRATLVFIASLSVYTGYPGAAVYAASKDGLSSYARSLRVALAQRHMNVITVYPGPTRTAHARRYSPDNRRESRRMAPERVAACIATAVERRRARVIPGITNQAIALIGSVAPTLTMYAMRKTLFERLEAVSGDVKAGRP
- a CDS encoding TVP38/TMEM64 family protein, giving the protein MPHQSSAPLHRRDGSLAHHRQTIIASAIWLALAGAFLGYSLSSGASPTETLQAAIDLLRTPFGPLIYILIYTLRPLAFFSAVIVTLIGGAIWGPFWGTLFAIIGSNMSATLAYWFGRAFGSGVLPEGKAGALEGMVGRYTRRLQANAFSAILMMRLIYLPYDLVNYLAGFLRIPYRPYLLGSVIGALPGTLTFTLAGASLALDDILAGRFSISVVNPWTLACSAGLFVAGIVIARMLRRKEQQLTTLVVSADSPHASPPTEDSSGTLERIP